The Rhodopseudomonas palustris genome window below encodes:
- a CDS encoding form I ribulose bisphosphate carboxylase large subunit produces MNEAVTIRGKDRYRSGVMEYKKMGYWEPDYEPKDTDVIALFRVTPQDGVDPIEAAAAVAGESSTATWTVVWTDRLTAAEKYRAKCYRVDPVPNSPGQYFAYIAYDLDLFEAGSIANLTASIIGNVFGFKPLKALRLEDMRLPIAYVKTFQGPATGIVVERERMDKFGRPLLGATVKPKLGLSGRNYGRVVYEALKGGLDFTKDDENINSQPFMHWRERFLYCMEAVNKAQAQTGEIKGTYLNVTAATMEDMYERAEYAKELGSIIVMIDLVIGYTAIQSMAKWARKNDMILHLHRAGHSTYTRQRNHGVSFRVIAKWMRLAGVDHIHAGTVVGKLEGDPATTKGYYDICREDFNPMALENGLFFDQHWASLNKLMPVASGGIHAGQMHQLLHLLGEDVVLQFGGGTIGHPMGIAAGATANRVALEAMILARNEGRDYLHEGPEILAKAAQTCTPLKAALDTWKNVTFNYESTDTPDYAPTPSVSV; encoded by the coding sequence ATGAACGAAGCAGTCACCATCCGCGGCAAGGACCGCTATCGCTCGGGCGTGATGGAATACAAGAAGATGGGCTATTGGGAGCCCGACTACGAGCCGAAGGACACCGACGTCATCGCGCTGTTCCGCGTCACTCCGCAGGACGGCGTCGATCCGATCGAAGCCGCCGCGGCCGTCGCCGGTGAATCGTCCACCGCGACCTGGACGGTGGTGTGGACCGATCGCCTGACCGCGGCCGAGAAGTATCGCGCTAAGTGCTATCGTGTCGATCCGGTGCCGAATTCGCCCGGCCAGTACTTCGCCTACATCGCCTACGACCTCGATCTGTTCGAGGCCGGCTCGATCGCCAACCTCACCGCATCGATCATCGGCAACGTGTTCGGCTTCAAGCCGCTGAAGGCGCTGCGGCTCGAGGACATGCGGCTGCCGATCGCCTATGTGAAGACATTCCAGGGCCCGGCCACCGGCATCGTGGTCGAGCGCGAGCGCATGGACAAGTTCGGACGGCCGCTGCTCGGCGCCACCGTCAAGCCGAAGCTCGGCCTGTCGGGCCGCAACTACGGCCGCGTGGTGTACGAGGCGCTGAAGGGCGGTCTCGACTTCACCAAGGACGACGAGAACATCAACTCGCAGCCGTTCATGCACTGGCGCGAGCGCTTCCTGTACTGCATGGAGGCGGTCAACAAGGCGCAGGCGCAGACCGGCGAAATCAAGGGCACCTACCTCAACGTCACCGCGGCGACGATGGAGGACATGTACGAGCGCGCCGAATACGCCAAGGAGCTCGGCTCGATCATCGTGATGATCGACCTCGTGATCGGCTACACCGCGATCCAGTCAATGGCGAAGTGGGCGCGCAAGAACGACATGATCCTGCATCTGCATCGTGCCGGTCACTCGACCTACACGCGGCAGCGCAATCACGGCGTGTCGTTCCGCGTCATCGCCAAGTGGATGAGGCTCGCCGGCGTCGACCACATCCATGCCGGCACCGTGGTCGGCAAGCTCGAAGGCGATCCGGCGACCACCAAGGGCTACTACGACATCTGCCGCGAGGACTTCAACCCGATGGCGCTGGAGAACGGCCTGTTCTTCGACCAGCATTGGGCCAGCCTCAACAAGCTGATGCCGGTGGCCTCGGGCGGCATCCACGCCGGCCAGATGCACCAGTTGCTCCATCTGCTCGGCGAAGACGTCGTGCTGCAGTTCGGCGGCGGCACCATCGGCCACCCGATGGGCATCGCGGCCGGCGCCACCGCCAACCGCGTCGCGCTGGAAGCCATGATCCTCGCCCGTAACGAGGGCCGCGACTATCTGCACGAAGGTCCGGAAATCCTCGCCAAGGCGGCGCAGACCTGCACGCCGCTGAAGGCCGCGCTCGATACCTGGAAGAACGTGACCTTCAACTACGAATCCACCGACACCCCCGACTACGCGCCGACCCCGTCGGTGTCGGTCTAA
- a CDS encoding ribulose bisphosphate carboxylase small subunit has translation MRLTQGCFSFLPDLTDEQIAAQVQYALSKGWAVNLEFTDDPHPRNTYWEMWGLPMFDLQDAAGVMMELNECRKIYGDRYIRLSAFDSSHGWESVRLSFIVNRPKDEPGFRLDRQESDGRNMRYTTRAYSADKPEGRRYGG, from the coding sequence ATGCGACTGACCCAAGGCTGTTTCTCGTTCCTGCCCGATCTCACCGACGAGCAGATCGCCGCCCAGGTGCAATACGCGCTGTCCAAGGGCTGGGCGGTGAACCTCGAATTCACCGACGACCCGCATCCCCGCAACACCTATTGGGAGATGTGGGGCCTGCCGATGTTCGATCTGCAGGACGCCGCCGGCGTGATGATGGAACTGAACGAATGCCGCAAGATCTACGGCGACCGCTACATCCGGCTGTCGGCGTTCGACTCCTCGCATGGCTGGGAATCGGTGCGGCTGTCGTTCATCGTCAACCGCCCGAAGGACGAGCCCGGCTTCCGGCTCGACCGTCAGGAGTCCGACGGCCGCAACATGCGGTACACCACGCGCGCCTATTCGGCCGACAAGCCTGAAGGCCGCCGCTACGGAGGCTGA
- the cbbX gene encoding CbbX protein translates to MDATATTPNGDDAPPARVDLRAEFNEVGIGEVLDQLDRELVGLKPVKTRIREIAALLLVERLRKRMGLATGNPTLHMSFTGNPGTGKTTVALRIASILHKLGFVRRGHVVSVTRDELVGQYIGHTAPKTKEVLKKAMGGVLFIDEAYYLYRPENERDYGQEAIEILLQVMENQRDDLVVILAGYADRMEKFFQSNPGFRSRIAHHIDFPDYTDGELLTIAEGMLNEQNYHFAPEAKAAFERYIGIRKTQPLFANARSIRNALDRIRLRQANRLIADLDRSLTAEDIMTIEAGDVLASRVFGKGEESGE, encoded by the coding sequence GTGGACGCGACAGCAACGACGCCCAATGGAGACGACGCGCCGCCCGCGCGCGTCGATCTCCGCGCCGAGTTCAACGAGGTGGGCATCGGCGAGGTGCTGGATCAGCTCGATCGCGAGCTGGTCGGGCTCAAGCCGGTCAAGACCCGCATCCGCGAGATCGCGGCGCTGCTCTTGGTCGAACGCCTGCGTAAGCGGATGGGACTCGCCACCGGCAACCCGACGCTGCACATGTCGTTCACCGGCAATCCCGGTACCGGCAAGACCACGGTGGCGCTGCGCATCGCCTCGATCCTGCACAAGCTCGGCTTCGTTCGCCGCGGCCACGTCGTCTCGGTGACCCGCGACGAACTGGTCGGGCAGTATATCGGCCATACCGCGCCGAAGACCAAGGAAGTGCTGAAGAAGGCGATGGGCGGCGTGCTGTTCATCGACGAGGCCTACTATCTGTATCGCCCGGAGAACGAGCGAGACTACGGCCAGGAAGCGATCGAGATCCTGCTCCAGGTGATGGAGAACCAGCGCGACGATCTGGTGGTGATCCTGGCCGGCTATGCCGACCGGATGGAGAAATTCTTCCAGAGCAATCCCGGCTTCCGCTCGCGGATCGCCCACCATATCGACTTCCCGGACTACACCGACGGCGAATTGCTGACGATCGCCGAAGGGATGCTGAACGAGCAGAACTATCACTTCGCCCCCGAAGCGAAGGCTGCGTTCGAGCGCTACATCGGCATCCGCAAGACCCAGCCGTTGTTCGCCAACGCCCGCTCGATCCGCAACGCGCTCGACCGCATCCGTCTCCGCCAGGCCAACCGCTTGATCGCCGACCTCGACCGTTCACTGACCGCCGAGGACATCATGACGATCGAGGCGGGCGATGTGCTGGCGAGCCGGGTGTTTGGGAAGGGAGAGGAGAGCGGCGAGTAG
- a CDS encoding alpha/beta fold hydrolase: protein MQIKVNGTDTFVATGGKPFDASLPAAVFIHGAGFDRSVWALQTRWFAHHGYAVLAPDLPGHGRSAGEPLKTIAEMADWVAALLDATGAQAAKLIGHSMGSLIALEAAARHPAKVASLALIGTTSTMAVGPDLLKAAEANDPAAVAMMTIWGLGPDAEIGGNLAPGLWMHGGSVRVLEANKPGVIFNDLSACNDYKDALTAAAKVTVPTLFILGERDMMTPTKNGKTLAAAIAGSRTVILKGAGHTMMVERPDDVLKALQG from the coding sequence ATGCAGATCAAGGTCAACGGGACAGACACTTTCGTTGCCACCGGCGGCAAGCCGTTCGACGCGTCGCTGCCCGCCGCGGTGTTCATCCATGGCGCCGGCTTCGATCGCTCGGTGTGGGCGCTGCAGACGCGCTGGTTCGCGCACCACGGCTATGCCGTGCTGGCGCCGGACCTGCCCGGCCACGGCCGCTCGGCCGGCGAGCCGCTGAAGACGATCGCCGAAATGGCCGACTGGGTCGCCGCGCTGCTCGACGCCACAGGCGCGCAAGCTGCCAAGCTGATCGGGCATTCGATGGGCTCGCTGATCGCGCTGGAGGCTGCCGCACGGCACCCGGCCAAGGTGGCGTCCTTGGCGCTGATCGGCACCACCTCGACGATGGCGGTCGGCCCCGATCTGCTGAAAGCCGCCGAAGCCAACGATCCTGCGGCAGTTGCGATGATGACGATCTGGGGCCTCGGCCCGGATGCCGAGATCGGCGGCAACCTCGCTCCCGGCCTGTGGATGCACGGCGGTTCGGTGCGCGTGCTCGAAGCCAACAAGCCCGGCGTGATCTTCAACGATTTGTCGGCCTGCAACGACTACAAGGACGCGCTGACCGCGGCGGCGAAGGTGACCGTGCCGACGCTGTTCATCCTCGGCGAACGCGACATGATGACCCCGACCAAGAACGGCAAGACGCTGGCAGCCGCAATCGCCGGCTCACGCACCGTCATCCTGAAAGGCGCCGGCCACACCATGATGGTCGAGCGCCCCGACGACGTGCTGAAGGCACTGCAGGGGTAA
- a CDS encoding O-acetylhomoserine aminocarboxypropyltransferase, with protein sequence MAAPKPPGFETLSLHAGQHPDPLTGSRAVPIYQTTSYVFQDTDHAAALFNMERPGHLYTRISNPTIAVLEERIAALENGVGAVATASGMAALHLAIATLLSAGDHIVASSSLYGGTINLLAHTLPRFGITTTFVAPRDHVGLAAAIQPNTRLMIGETIGNPGLEVLDIPKVAAIAHEAKIPLLIDNTFATPYLSKPIELGADIVMHSATKWLGGHGIAIGGVLVDGGRFDWRGSGKFPTLTEPYAGYHDVVFDEQFGPPAFVIRARMEGLRDFGACLSPTNAFQLLQGIETLPVRMDRHVANTKAVLDFLQANKAVDWVLHPTLENHPDYELAKTLLPNGAGSIISFGIKGGRAAGRKFIEALRLTSHLANVGDAKTLVIHPASTTHQQMSAEQLKAAGIGEELIRLSVGIETADDIIADLAQALRVSQKG encoded by the coding sequence ATGGCCGCACCCAAACCGCCCGGATTTGAAACCCTCAGCCTGCACGCCGGGCAGCATCCCGATCCGCTGACCGGCTCGCGCGCGGTGCCGATCTATCAGACCACCTCCTACGTGTTTCAGGACACCGACCACGCCGCCGCGCTGTTCAACATGGAGCGGCCCGGCCACCTCTACACGCGGATTTCCAACCCAACGATCGCGGTGCTCGAAGAGCGGATCGCCGCGCTGGAGAACGGCGTCGGCGCGGTCGCAACCGCGAGCGGCATGGCGGCGCTGCATCTGGCGATCGCGACGCTGCTGAGCGCCGGCGATCACATCGTCGCATCATCGTCGCTGTACGGCGGCACGATTAACCTGCTGGCGCACACGCTGCCGCGGTTCGGCATCACCACCACCTTCGTGGCGCCGCGCGACCACGTCGGCCTCGCGGCAGCGATCCAGCCGAACACCAGGCTGATGATCGGCGAGACCATCGGCAATCCGGGCCTCGAAGTGCTCGACATCCCCAAGGTCGCGGCGATCGCCCACGAGGCGAAGATCCCGCTCTTGATCGACAACACCTTCGCGACGCCGTACCTGAGCAAGCCGATCGAGCTCGGCGCCGACATCGTGATGCATTCGGCGACCAAATGGCTCGGCGGCCACGGCATCGCGATCGGCGGCGTCCTGGTCGACGGCGGCCGGTTCGACTGGCGCGGCTCCGGCAAGTTTCCGACGCTGACCGAGCCCTATGCCGGTTATCACGACGTCGTCTTCGACGAGCAGTTCGGCCCGCCCGCCTTCGTCATCCGCGCGCGGATGGAAGGCCTGCGTGACTTCGGTGCGTGTCTTTCGCCGACCAATGCGTTCCAGCTGCTGCAGGGCATCGAGACGCTGCCGGTGCGGATGGATCGGCATGTCGCCAACACCAAGGCAGTGCTCGATTTCCTCCAGGCCAACAAGGCGGTCGATTGGGTGCTGCATCCGACGCTGGAGAACCACCCGGACTACGAACTGGCGAAGACGCTGCTGCCGAACGGCGCCGGCTCGATCATCTCGTTCGGCATCAAGGGCGGCCGCGCCGCCGGGCGCAAGTTCATCGAAGCGCTGCGGCTGACCAGCCATCTCGCCAATGTCGGCGACGCCAAGACGCTGGTGATCCATCCGGCTTCGACCACGCATCAGCAGATGAGCGCCGAGCAGCTGAAGGCCGCCGGCATCGGCGAGGAGCTGATCCGGCTGTCGGTCGGCATCGAAACCGCCGACGACATTATCGCTGACCTGGCGCAGGCTCTGCGCGTTTCGCAGAAGGGCTGA
- a CDS encoding S9 family peptidase: protein MTSALPRAANQQPPVAPRRPHSFTTHGITLTDDYAWLKDPNWQEVLRDPSLLDPDIRTYLEAENGYTDSVLGHTTTLQKKLVAEMRGRIKEDDSSVPSPDGPYAYLRKYREGGQHPLYGRVARDGSGEIDIILDGDELAKGHDYFQFGDRRHSLDHKLEGWSADTKGSEYYTIRVRDWATKQDLPDVVEETDGGLVWTADSTAFFYVKLDDNHRPMQVWLHKLGTQQADDLLIYEEPDSGWFTHIHESTSGRFCVIAGGDHETSEQRLIDVSDPTAPPRLVAKRELGVQYSLGDRGDELFILTNADGAIDFKIVTAPLAQPTRDNWRDLIPHRAGIYVIDFDLTTGHLIRLERANALPSITIRDLKSGDEHAIAFAETPYSLGTIGGYEFDTTNLRFSYSSMTTPSEVYDYDMATRQRVLRKRQEIPSGHNPADYVTTRIMAKADDGAEVPVSILHRAGLKLDGQAPLLLYGYGSYGHAMGAGFSANALSLVDRGFVYAIAHIRGGADKGWGWYLDGKREKKTNSFDDFAASARALIAANYTSPKRIVAHGGSAGGMLMGAVANRAGELFAGIVAEVPFVDVLNTMLDDTLPLTPPEWPEWGNPIQSEADFKTILSYSPYDNVAAKEYPAILAMGGLTDPRVTYWEPAKWVARLRATMTGGGPVLLRINMGAGHGGASGRFSRLDEIAIVYAFALWAVGLADAEA from the coding sequence ATGACCTCTGCCCTGCCCCGTGCCGCCAACCAGCAACCGCCGGTCGCGCCGCGCCGTCCGCATAGCTTCACCACCCACGGCATCACGCTGACCGACGACTATGCCTGGCTGAAGGATCCGAACTGGCAGGAGGTGCTGCGCGATCCGTCGCTGCTCGATCCAGACATCCGCACCTATCTCGAAGCCGAGAACGGCTACACCGACAGCGTGCTCGGCCACACCACGACTTTGCAGAAGAAGCTGGTCGCCGAGATGCGCGGCCGGATCAAGGAGGACGATTCCAGCGTCCCGTCGCCGGACGGGCCTTACGCTTACTTGCGCAAATATCGCGAGGGCGGTCAGCACCCGCTGTACGGCCGCGTCGCGCGCGACGGCAGCGGCGAGATCGACATCATCCTCGATGGCGACGAACTCGCGAAGGGCCACGACTACTTCCAGTTCGGCGACCGCCGGCATTCGCTCGATCATAAGCTCGAAGGCTGGAGCGCCGACACCAAGGGCTCCGAATACTACACCATCCGCGTCCGCGACTGGGCGACCAAGCAGGACCTGCCCGACGTGGTCGAGGAGACCGACGGCGGCCTGGTGTGGACCGCGGATTCGACCGCGTTCTTCTACGTCAAGCTCGACGACAACCACCGCCCGATGCAGGTGTGGCTGCACAAGCTCGGCACCCAGCAGGCCGACGACCTTCTGATCTACGAAGAGCCAGATTCCGGCTGGTTCACCCACATTCACGAAAGCACCAGCGGCCGGTTCTGCGTCATCGCCGGCGGCGATCACGAGACCTCCGAGCAGCGGCTGATCGACGTCTCCGATCCGACCGCGCCGCCGCGCCTGGTCGCCAAGCGCGAACTCGGCGTGCAGTATTCGCTCGGCGACCGCGGCGACGAACTGTTCATCCTCACCAATGCCGACGGCGCGATCGACTTCAAGATCGTCACCGCACCGCTGGCCCAGCCGACCCGGGACAATTGGCGCGACCTGATCCCACACCGCGCCGGGATCTATGTGATCGATTTCGATCTCACCACCGGCCATCTGATCCGGCTGGAGCGCGCCAATGCGCTGCCGTCGATCACCATCCGCGACCTCAAGAGCGGCGACGAACACGCCATCGCGTTCGCCGAGACCCCGTATTCGCTCGGCACCATCGGCGGCTACGAGTTCGACACCACGAATCTGCGGTTCTCGTATTCGTCGATGACGACGCCGTCGGAAGTCTATGACTACGACATGGCGACGCGGCAGCGCGTCTTGCGCAAGCGCCAGGAGATTCCCTCCGGCCACAATCCGGCCGATTATGTCACCACCCGGATCATGGCGAAGGCGGACGACGGCGCCGAGGTGCCGGTGTCGATCCTGCATCGGGCTGGCCTCAAGCTCGACGGCCAGGCGCCGCTGCTGCTGTATGGCTACGGCTCCTACGGTCACGCCATGGGCGCCGGCTTTTCGGCCAACGCGCTGTCGCTGGTCGATCGCGGCTTCGTCTATGCGATCGCCCATATCCGCGGCGGCGCCGACAAGGGCTGGGGCTGGTATCTCGACGGCAAGCGCGAGAAGAAGACCAATTCCTTCGATGACTTCGCCGCCAGCGCCCGCGCGTTGATTGCAGCGAACTACACCTCGCCCAAGCGAATCGTCGCCCACGGCGGCAGCGCCGGCGGCATGCTGATGGGCGCGGTCGCCAATCGCGCCGGCGAACTGTTCGCCGGCATCGTCGCCGAGGTGCCGTTCGTCGACGTGCTCAACACCATGCTGGACGACACCCTGCCGCTGACGCCTCCCGAGTGGCCGGAGTGGGGCAATCCGATCCAGAGCGAAGCCGACTTCAAGACCATCCTGTCGTATTCGCCCTACGACAACGTCGCCGCCAAAGAGTATCCGGCGATCCTGGCGATGGGCGGTCTCACCGATCCGCGCGTGACCTATTGGGAGCCGGCCAAATGGGTCGCGCGGCTGCGCGCCACCATGACCGGCGGCGGTCCGGTGCTGCTGCGCATCAACATGGGCGCCGGCCACGGCGGCGCCTCCGGCCGCTTCAGCCGCCTCGACGAAATCGCGATCGTCTATGCCTTCGCGCTGTGGGCGGTCGGCTTGGCTGACGCCGAAGCATGA
- a CDS encoding dihydrodipicolinate synthase family protein translates to MADFHGVFPYLVSPVDAEGRVRADVMGRLCDDLIQAGVHGLTPLGSTGEFAYLGTAQREAVVRATIEAAQRRVPVVAGVASTSVADAVAQARLYEKLGADGILAILEAYFPLKDAQIESYFRAIADAVEIPVVIYTNPQFQRSDLTLDVIARLAEHPRIRYIKDASTNTGRLLSIINRCGDALQVFSASAHIPAAVMLIGGVGWMAGPACIAPRQSVELYELCKAQRWDEALKLQRKLWRVNEAFAKFNLAACIKAGLALQGYDVGDPIPPQAALTAEERKAVEKVLAEIA, encoded by the coding sequence ATGGCGGATTTTCACGGCGTATTCCCTTATCTGGTGTCTCCGGTCGATGCGGAGGGCCGCGTTCGCGCCGATGTGATGGGACGGCTGTGCGACGATCTGATCCAGGCCGGTGTGCATGGGCTGACGCCGCTCGGCTCGACCGGGGAATTCGCCTATCTCGGCACCGCGCAGCGCGAGGCGGTGGTGCGGGCGACGATCGAGGCCGCGCAGCGCCGCGTGCCGGTGGTCGCCGGGGTCGCCTCGACCTCGGTGGCGGATGCGGTGGCGCAGGCCAGACTGTACGAGAAGCTCGGCGCCGACGGCATTCTGGCGATTCTCGAAGCGTATTTCCCGCTCAAGGATGCGCAGATCGAAAGCTATTTCCGCGCGATCGCGGATGCGGTCGAGATCCCGGTGGTGATCTACACCAATCCGCAATTCCAGCGCTCGGATCTGACGCTGGATGTGATCGCGCGGCTCGCCGAGCATCCGCGGATTCGCTACATCAAGGACGCCTCGACCAACACCGGGCGGCTGCTGTCGATCATCAATCGCTGCGGCGACGCGCTGCAGGTGTTCTCGGCCTCGGCGCATATTCCTGCCGCGGTGATGCTGATCGGCGGCGTCGGCTGGATGGCCGGCCCTGCCTGCATCGCGCCGCGCCAGAGCGTTGAGCTGTACGAACTGTGCAAGGCGCAGCGTTGGGACGAGGCCTTGAAGCTGCAGCGCAAGCTGTGGCGCGTCAACGAAGCCTTCGCCAAATTCAACCTCGCCGCCTGCATCAAGGCCGGCCTGGCGCTGCAAGGCTACGACGTCGGCGACCCCATCCCGCCGCAAGCCGCGCTGACGGCCGAGGAGCGGAAAGCGGTGGAGAAGGTGCTGGCCGAGATCGCGTAA